One Nerophis lumbriciformis linkage group LG19, RoL_Nlum_v2.1, whole genome shotgun sequence DNA segment encodes these proteins:
- the dnajb4 gene encoding dnaJ homolog subfamily B member 4: MGKDYYKILGISKGATEEDIKKAYRKQALKWHPDKNKSAAAEDKFKEIAEAYEVLSDPKKRDIYDQHGEEGLKGGSGPPADGQGNTFTYTFHGDPHATFATFFGGSNPFDMFFGRKANGRDDDDMEVDGNDPFGSFTSFNLNGFPRDGQTGLGGQQQQQQQQQSRRKQDPAIIHELRVSLEEVFHGCTKRMKISRKRLNPDGRTMRTEDKILTIEIKRGWKEGTKITFPREGDESSNAIPADIVFVIKDKPHPHFRREGSNIVYPVHVSLRQSLCGCSVTVSTIDGNTCNMKITDVVKPGMRKTVAGQGLPLPKNPEQRGDLVVEFDVNFPETLPGNAKDVLKRHLPA, translated from the exons ATGGGTAAAGATTATTATAAAATACTGGGCATCAGTAAAGGAGCCACGGAGGAGGACATCAAGAAAGCGTATAGAAAGCAGGCGTTGAAATGGCATCCCGACAAGAACAAGTCGGCAGCCGCCGAAGATAAATTTAAGGAGATCGCCGAAGCTTATGAGGTCCTCAGCGACCCTAAGAAAAGGGACATTTATGATCAACATGGGGAAGAAG GTCTCAAGGGAGGAAGCGGTCCTCCCGCTGACGGGCAAGGCAACACCTTCACATACACCTTCCACGGGGATCCTCACGCCACCTTCGCCACATTCTTTGGGGGCTCAAACCCCTTTGATATGTTCTTCGGGCGCAAGGCCAACGGGCGTGATGACGATGACATGGAGGTGGACGGAAACGATCCGTTTGGCTCCTTCACCAGCTTCAACCTGAACGGTTTCCCTCGGGACGGACAAACCGGCCTCGGAGGAcagcaacagcagcagcagcagcagcagtccCGGCGCAAGCAGGACCCCGCCATCATCCACGAACTAAGGGTCTCCCTGGAGGAGGTGTTCCACGGCTGCACCAAGAGGATGAAGATCTCTCGCAAAAGGTTGAACCCAGATGGCAGGACCATGCGCACGGAGGACAAGATCCTCACTATTGAGATCAAGCGCGGCTGGAAGGAGGGAACAAAGATCACATTCCCGCGGGAGGGAGACGAGTCGTCCAACGCCATCCCGGCCGACATCGTTTTCGTCATCAAGGACAAGCCTCACCCTCACTTCAGGCGGGAAGGCTCCAACATCGTGTATCCTGTCCATGTAAGCCTCAGACAG TCGCTGTGCGGATGCTCGGTTACCGTGTCAACGATAGACGGCAACACGTGCAACATGAAGATCACGGACGTGGTCAAGCCTGGTATGAGAAAGACTGTGGCGGGTCAGGGGCTGCCCTTACCCAAAAACCCGGAGCAGAGAGGAGACCTGGTGGTGGAGTTTGATGTGAACTTTCCCGAAACGTTGCCCGGCAACGCCAAGGATGTCCTTAAGCGGCATTTACCGGCTTAG